One window of Diabrotica undecimpunctata isolate CICGRU chromosome 8, icDiaUnde3, whole genome shotgun sequence genomic DNA carries:
- the LOC140447492 gene encoding facilitated trehalose transporter Tret1-2 homolog, producing the protein MTESKPSERRGVEYVPYNTLNTEKNNFVQLKPQNQDTKSDTLFLILTILSGTTVATITGSHMVWTSPVIPKITSNVSDDNPLGRIATTYEISMIAGFPPLASLAGSLFLGQLAEVFGRKRSILIMALGDITAVVCLAFSTNVYCIVVFRCVIFMFFNGAITVLPVYLTEICEDHNRARYGCLMGGMLPLGSLFGYVVGSFFTIRVFTLLTLSPLLLFIFFCVCAPESPIYSLSRGRREECLRALRKLRSNKNDKEIEGDMYQIEEALKLRANSSSGNIFTLFSTKEKRYATLLAFIPPMIQVLSGVAVLVQFMAPIFIAAGTKFNSNHLAIVAGSIKVISFIIVSFIVEKTGRRSMLLISTIGSSIPLIMLGGFFYLKHLNSPLIASLQWLPLTSVVTFMITYSLGIGPIPMAIMGELFTPDVRAAGVSFIMTVMGTCLFCATTSFPIINEFLGLHWCIWMYSVFCLLGATFIYFMIPETKGKSVVEIQEYIKSCVNK; encoded by the exons ATGACAGAGTCTAAGCCCAGTGAAAGACGTGGGGTAGAATATGTACCTTACAATACACTAAATACAGAAAAGAACAATTTCGTCCAACTTAAGCCTCAAAACCAAGACACTAAATCGGACACACTTTTCTTGATCTTGACAATTCTTTCAG GTACGACGGTCGCCACTATTACTGGATCCCACATGGTGTGGACGTCACCCGTTATCCCAAAAATTACCTCAAACGTTTCTGATGACAATCCTTTGGGAAGAATTGCAACAACCTACGAAATATCGATGATTGCTGGTTTTCCACCATTAGCATCTCTTGCAGGATCTTTATTTCTGGGACAATTGGCAGAAGTATTCGGAAGAAAAAGGTCTATATTGATCATGGCTTTGGGAGATATTACAGCAGTTGTTTGCTTGGCATTTAGTACCAATGTGTATTGTATAGTCGTATTTCGATGtgtaatatttatgttttttaacgGAGCTATAACTGTCTTACCTGTTTATTTGACAGAAATTTGCGAAGATCACAACAGAGCTAGGTACGGTTGTTTAATGGGTGGTATGCTACCTTTAGGCAGCCTCTTCGGCTACGTAGTAGGGTCATTTTTCACCATCAGAGTATTTACTTTATTAACCCTTAGTccattattactttttattttcttttgcgtaTGTGCGCCCGAGTCTCCAATTTATTCCCTATCTAGGGGAAGAAGAGAAGAATGTTTAAGAGCTCTTAGAAAGTTAAGAAGCaataaaaatgataaagaaaTTGAGGGCGATATGTACCAAATAGAGGAAGCTTTAAAACTTCGAGCAAATTCTTCCTCTGGTAATATATTTACCTTATTCTCAACAAAAGAAAAGAGGTACGCAACGCTTTTAGCATTCATTCCCCCTATGATACAAGTTCTTTCAGGAGTTGCTGTTTTGGTCCAATTTATGGCACCTATATTTATTGCAGCTGGTACTAAATTTAACAGTAATCATTTGGCAATAGTAGCTGGTTCTATAAAAGTCATTAGTTTTATAATTGTTTCTTTCATTGTCGAGAAAACTGGAAGAAGGTCCATGCTTCTTATCTCTACAATAGGATCCTCTATACCACTTATCATGTTGGGTGGATTTTTCTACCTCAAGCACCTCAATTCTCCATTAATTGCTTCACTCCAGTGGCTACCTTTGACCAGCGTAGTGACTTTTATGATTACTTACTCCCTAGGAATTGGTCCAATTCCAATGGCGATCATGGGAGAACTTTTCACTCCAGATGTTAGAGCCGCAGGTGTATCATTTATTATGACAGTAATGGGTACATGCCTTTTTTGCGCCACGACTAGTTTCCCAATCATTAACGAGTTTCTGGGCTTACATTGGTGTATCTGGATGTACAGCGTGTTTTGTCTTCTTGGggcaacatttatttattttatgattCCGGAAACTAAGGGGAAATCTGTTGTAGAAATACAAGAATATATTAAAAGCtgtgtaaataaataa